A genome region from Patescibacteria group bacterium includes the following:
- the mltG gene encoding endolytic transglycosylase MltG: MKLRRNKPRWLLYLILAVFIVGSFFMFQGMRPLKGRDAPLTFTVAPGQNFIELGKALEKAGAVRNSFAFSFYSFISGLRSKFQAGTYVIPENAGVAAIARLFAQGEGKPERTVTIIEGWTAEEIEAYLAKEKVFAKGIFLAAVKKIPASCPFSENVCSLVVSIPKKLNALEGYLFPDTYRLYFDAKPEDLIEKMLKNFLEKTGDQMLARSFETSNHTRHEIITMASIIEAEVPLDADRAIVSGIFWKRIDAGVPLQADSTVNYATGKSARAASLTDLKFNSPYNTYLYPDLPPGPIGNPGVSAIKAALSPQESDYWFFLSREDGTTVFSKTLDEHAAAKERYIKP, encoded by the coding sequence ATGAAATTAAGGCGAAATAAACCACGGTGGTTGCTTTACCTAATTCTGGCAGTTTTTATCGTTGGTTCTTTTTTTATGTTTCAGGGAATGCGGCCGCTTAAGGGGAGAGATGCGCCGCTCACGTTCACCGTGGCGCCGGGGCAGAATTTCATTGAATTGGGAAAGGCACTGGAGAAGGCAGGCGCGGTGAGGAACTCGTTTGCATTTTCTTTTTATTCTTTTATTTCTGGTTTGCGATCCAAATTTCAGGCTGGCACCTATGTCATACCGGAGAATGCCGGCGTTGCCGCGATCGCGCGCCTGTTCGCGCAAGGAGAGGGGAAACCGGAGCGCACGGTAACGATTATCGAAGGGTGGACCGCAGAGGAGATTGAAGCATATTTGGCAAAGGAAAAAGTATTTGCCAAGGGTATATTTTTGGCGGCGGTAAAAAAGATACCGGCCTCATGCCCGTTTTCTGAAAACGTCTGCTCGCTTGTCGTAAGCATTCCCAAAAAATTAAACGCACTTGAGGGATATTTGTTTCCCGACACGTACCGGCTGTACTTCGACGCGAAGCCAGAAGATCTAATTGAGAAAATGCTTAAAAATTTTCTCGAGAAGACAGGTGATCAGATGCTTGCGCGCAGTTTTGAAACTTCAAACCATACGCGCCATGAAATCATCACTATGGCATCCATTATCGAGGCGGAAGTGCCTTTAGACGCGGATCGCGCGATTGTATCTGGTATTTTCTGGAAACGTATTGATGCGGGGGTTCCACTGCAGGCGGACTCGACCGTGAATTACGCGACAGGGAAAAGCGCACGCGCGGCGTCTCTGACAGACCTTAAATTCAATTCTCCGTATAACACGTATCTCTATCCGGACCTTCCGCCCGGGCCGATCGGGAATCCCGGCGTTTCAGCCATCAAAGCCGCGCTTTCGCCGCAGGAATCTGACTACTGGTTTTTCCTGTCCCGCGAGGACGGGACTACGGTATTTTCTAAAACCCTCGACGAACACGCCGCCGCGAAGGAGAGGTATATAAAACCCTGA
- a CDS encoding mannose-1-phosphate guanylyltransferase, translated as MEYSKEHLYPVILAGGVGTRLWPLSRTQSPKQLHSFFGSFTLLEQAYKNLARGFPRRAVHVSTNISSAAAVRALLPRLPARNLIVEPVRRNTAAALGYAATVLLDRDPDAMLVTVNSDAWIGNPDAFLKAIEFAARIIKERKDHAVLVGINPTYPETGYGYIEMGLPVMKYGNLEAFTVTSFTEKPSLARAKQYLSSWRYLWNPTVITVRADHLLSLYRTHLPQVSHGLDRIVRARHTRNAAAAVKRAFQTLPSISFDYGIAEKLKKNVLVIPAEFGWADVGSYRTVHEILSGRTRKNVARGKMISIDAENNLILPEKDKLVALIGVKNLVMVETQDALLLCHKERSQEVKKIVEMLKKKGLTKYL; from the coding sequence ATGGAGTATTCAAAGGAACATCTCTACCCCGTCATCCTCGCGGGCGGCGTGGGCACCCGGCTGTGGCCCCTTTCCCGCACCCAGAGCCCAAAGCAGCTTCATTCTTTTTTCGGTTCCTTTACCTTGCTTGAGCAAGCGTATAAAAATTTGGCGCGAGGATTCCCGCGGCGCGCGGTGCATGTGTCCACGAATATCTCTTCCGCCGCTGCAGTCCGCGCACTGCTTCCCCGGCTGCCCGCGCGCAATCTCATCGTCGAGCCGGTGCGCCGCAATACGGCGGCCGCATTGGGGTATGCCGCGACCGTGCTACTTGACCGCGATCCGGATGCGATGCTCGTGACCGTGAACTCTGATGCGTGGATCGGGAATCCGGATGCATTCTTAAAAGCGATTGAGTTTGCGGCGCGCATTATTAAAGAACGCAAGGACCATGCCGTGCTGGTGGGTATTAACCCTACATATCCGGAAACAGGCTACGGCTATATAGAAATGGGCTTGCCGGTCATGAAATACGGGAATCTCGAGGCGTTCACCGTGACATCATTCACGGAAAAACCGTCTCTCGCTCGCGCCAAACAGTACCTCTCAAGCTGGCGCTATCTTTGGAATCCCACCGTCATCACCGTGCGCGCCGATCATCTACTGTCCCTCTATAGGACCCATCTGCCACAGGTCTCGCACGGCCTTGACCGCATTGTCCGCGCGCGGCATACGAGGAATGCCGCAGCCGCAGTGAAGCGCGCGTTTCAGACGCTCCCTTCGATTTCGTTTGATTATGGGATTGCCGAGAAACTGAAAAAGAACGTCTTGGTCATCCCTGCCGAATTCGGCTGGGCGGACGTGGGGAGCTATCGCACGGTGCACGAGATATTGTCCGGCCGCACGCGGAAAAACGTGGCGCGGGGAAAGATGATCAGCATTGATGCGGAGAACAACCTGATCCTGCCTGAAAAGGATAAGCTCGTGGCCTTGATAGGCGTGAAAAATCTTGTCATGGTGGAGACGCAAGATGCACTACTCCTGTGCCATAAGGAGCGTTCGCAGGAAGTGAAGAAGATCGTGGAAATGTTGAAGAAGAAAGGATTGACTAAATATTTGTAA
- a CDS encoding phosphatase PAP2 family protein — translation MDFIDALKSLDHLLFFSINGLAGTSALLDMAGIFAAKALIWVMGFAAVLLLLFPGSRAPEEAIIAPPRRTWFFPSGTPRAPRTIFIIDGKKVLRGVWAIAATALSVGLGGGVRMILAQIFGRTRPYLYEGVKNLFTTGVADYAFPSGHTTVAFALAFSLLFYYPKYGVLFLFSALLVGLGRIYIGAHYPADVAAGMILGYGAAIVAREIIKVIQKTIK, via the coding sequence ATGGATTTCATTGACGCACTAAAAAGCCTCGACCACCTTCTCTTCTTCTCCATCAACGGCCTTGCGGGGACATCGGCGCTTCTTGATATGGCCGGGATTTTTGCGGCAAAGGCGCTCATTTGGGTCATGGGATTCGCGGCAGTGCTGTTGCTGCTGTTTCCCGGTTCGCGCGCACCTGAAGAGGCAATCATAGCGCCTCCCCGCAGGACATGGTTTTTCCCTTCGGGCACGCCGCGCGCGCCGCGTACTATTTTTATAATAGATGGGAAAAAAGTATTGCGTGGTGTGTGGGCAATAGCCGCCACGGCGCTCAGCGTCGGGTTAGGCGGGGGAGTGAGGATGATTCTTGCTCAAATTTTCGGTAGGACGAGACCGTATCTGTACGAGGGAGTAAAAAATTTATTCACCACCGGCGTTGCGGATTATGCGTTTCCTTCCGGCCATACGACCGTGGCATTTGCTCTCGCGTTTTCTCTCCTTTTCTATTATCCTAAATACGGCGTGCTTTTCCTGTTCAGCGCATTACTAGTAGGATTAGGCCGCATTTACATCGGCGCGCACTATCCCGCGGATGTGGCCGCGGGCATGATCCTTGGGTATGGGGCCGCCATAGTCGCAAGGGAAATTATTAAAGTAATACAGAAGACAATAAAATAA
- the gpmI gene encoding 2,3-bisphosphoglycerate-independent phosphoglycerate mutase: protein MSRPRPVALIILDGWGVAPPSRGNAIALAKTPNLDRYVRTYRSVTLQAAGDAVGALWGEMGNSEIGHLNIGSGRIVYQEIQRINNAIRDGSFFSNPAFGKVIEEVKEKKGTLHIAGLVSTGHVHASIEHFTAVVECARRGGVDRIACHVFLDGRDAPYASGKGSVEALARSLREGGSGEIASVSGRWWAMDRDNHWDRTEEVYRAMVRGESSHTATDAAEAIKQSYELHVFDEEFPPTVILKEGKPVAPIKEGDGVIITNFRADRARQITQALFLPAFTKFERPTHPRNLLVATMTQYDAHLPVLVAFPLQEITHCLAEVISQKGLTQLHIAETEKYAHVTYFLNGGKEDPYPGEQNILIPSPAVPSYDMQPGMSAAEIKDKVISSITERVYDVIMLNFANADMVAHTGNLNATIESVEILDLMLGELVDVIVKDGGVAVITADHGNAEGLLKPQTGEIDKEHSSEPVPCIIAGKGHEHGGLKNLADLATLKPAGVLADVAPTILSLLELPQPVEMIGRAIS, encoded by the coding sequence ATGTCTCGTCCACGGCCAGTCGCGCTCATTATTTTAGACGGATGGGGGGTAGCGCCTCCCAGCCGCGGCAATGCCATTGCGCTTGCAAAAACTCCCAACCTTGACCGCTATGTCCGCACTTACCGCAGCGTGACGCTGCAGGCCGCAGGCGATGCGGTGGGCGCGCTCTGGGGCGAAATGGGAAATTCGGAGATTGGCCATTTGAATATCGGTTCAGGCCGCATCGTATATCAAGAAATCCAGAGGATTAATAATGCCATACGGGACGGCTCTTTTTTCAGCAATCCTGCGTTCGGAAAAGTGATTGAAGAGGTGAAAGAAAAAAAAGGCACGCTCCATATTGCCGGATTGGTCTCCACCGGCCATGTGCACGCCTCGATAGAGCATTTCACGGCAGTGGTGGAGTGCGCGCGCCGCGGGGGGGTGGACCGCATCGCCTGCCATGTTTTTTTGGACGGGAGGGACGCGCCGTACGCGAGCGGTAAGGGGAGCGTGGAGGCGCTTGCTCGCAGCCTGCGCGAAGGCGGGTCAGGGGAGATTGCGAGCGTGTCGGGGCGGTGGTGGGCGATGGACCGCGACAACCATTGGGACCGCACGGAAGAAGTATATCGAGCCATGGTGCGGGGCGAGTCATCGCATACGGCAACCGATGCGGCTGAAGCGATAAAGCAATCTTACGAGTTGCATGTTTTTGATGAAGAATTCCCGCCCACGGTGATTCTGAAAGAGGGGAAGCCGGTTGCTCCCATCAAAGAAGGCGATGGCGTCATCATTACGAATTTCCGCGCGGACCGCGCGCGTCAAATCACCCAGGCGCTCTTTCTTCCCGCGTTTACCAAATTCGAACGCCCCACGCATCCCCGCAATCTCCTTGTCGCCACCATGACCCAGTATGATGCCCACCTTCCGGTGCTCGTCGCATTTCCCCTGCAGGAGATTACCCATTGCCTGGCAGAGGTTATTTCCCAAAAAGGGCTCACTCAGCTGCACATTGCCGAGACAGAAAAATACGCCCATGTCACTTATTTTTTAAATGGCGGCAAGGAAGACCCCTATCCGGGGGAGCAGAATATCCTCATCCCCTCACCCGCAGTCCCTTCTTATGACATGCAGCCGGGCATGTCTGCCGCGGAAATCAAGGACAAGGTGATCTCTTCCATCACCGAGCGCGTCTATGACGTCATCATGCTCAATTTCGCAAATGCAGACATGGTGGCGCACACCGGCAATCTCAATGCGACCATCGAGTCGGTGGAAATTCTAGACCTCATGCTCGGGGAACTGGTGGATGTGATCGTGAAAGACGGCGGTGTTGCTGTGATCACTGCCGACCATGGGAACGCGGAAGGGCTCTTGAAACCACAAACCGGCGAGATAGACAAAGAGCATTCGAGCGAGCCCGTCCCTTGCATTATAGCGGGAAAGGGGCATGAGCATGGGGGATTGAAGAATCTCGCTGATCTTGCCACGCTGAAACCTGCAGGGGTGCTCGCGGACGTTGCGCCGACCATATTGAGTTTACTCGAGCTTCCCCAGCCCGTGGAGATGATTGGGAGAGCGATCAGTTGA
- the gpmI gene encoding 2,3-bisphosphoglycerate-independent phosphoglycerate mutase, whose translation MAMDKSYSPLVLVIIDGFGVGYPGPGNAVTLAKIPTWKHLWQDFPHTELAASGEAVGLLPHQEGNSEAGHLNIGAGRVVPQDLVIVTQAIRDGTFMKNPAFEEAAQHLKARRGRLHLVGLLSSDQSAHSNPEHIRALLHFFRSHQVGPVFLHLFTDGRDTPQFAGITFLKDLQLELEPHEKVATIMGRFWGMDRKKDWSRTERAFSAIACGTGLTSPDAATAVTSAYARGESDEFIQPTVIVAHNRPIGVVEDNDAVVFFNARSDRARQLTKAFVQPAFNNANPGAFVRCRVYKNLKFIALTDFGPDLGRILTAYPSPDLQDTLPMVLKEWRQLYIAETDKYAHLTYFFNGGYSSPVGGEHRILVRSPEVSSYDQSPEMSSDEITTVVEQNIINNVYDVIVINYANPDMVAHTGNLQASIKAVEAVDSCLARLVKTVKKKKGVLVVTADHGNVEEVIDESSGQPDTEHSVNPVPFVLCDFRVPAHARPALREGGKLADVAPTILELFAIHQPEAMTGKSLIVKK comes from the coding sequence ATGGCAATGGATAAATCTTATTCGCCCTTGGTCCTCGTCATCATTGATGGTTTTGGCGTTGGGTACCCCGGGCCGGGAAATGCTGTGACGCTTGCAAAAATCCCGACCTGGAAGCATTTATGGCAGGATTTTCCCCACACCGAGCTCGCGGCGAGCGGCGAGGCGGTAGGGCTCTTGCCGCATCAAGAGGGAAATTCTGAAGCCGGACATTTGAACATCGGCGCGGGCAGAGTGGTGCCCCAGGACCTTGTCATCGTGACGCAGGCGATCCGCGACGGCACGTTCATGAAGAATCCCGCGTTTGAAGAAGCGGCCCAGCACCTCAAAGCGCGGCGAGGCCGCCTCCACTTGGTGGGGCTCCTCTCGAGCGACCAGAGCGCTCATTCTAACCCTGAACATATCAGGGCACTTCTTCATTTCTTCAGGTCTCACCAGGTAGGGCCGGTATTCTTGCACCTTTTTACCGACGGCCGCGATACGCCCCAGTTTGCCGGCATCACGTTTTTGAAAGACCTGCAGCTGGAGCTTGAGCCTCATGAGAAGGTGGCCACCATTATGGGGCGTTTCTGGGGCATGGACAGAAAGAAGGATTGGTCGCGGACCGAGCGCGCATTCAGCGCCATTGCATGCGGCACCGGACTCACGTCTCCCGATGCGGCGACTGCCGTGACCAGCGCGTACGCGCGCGGCGAATCTGATGAGTTTATCCAACCCACGGTCATCGTGGCGCATAATCGTCCCATTGGAGTGGTGGAAGACAATGATGCCGTCGTATTTTTCAATGCGCGGTCAGATCGCGCGCGGCAGCTCACCAAAGCGTTTGTGCAGCCGGCGTTCAATAATGCGAATCCAGGCGCGTTTGTGCGATGCCGCGTGTATAAAAATCTGAAATTTATCGCGCTCACCGATTTCGGGCCTGACCTTGGGCGGATACTCACCGCATATCCGTCGCCCGATTTGCAGGATACCCTGCCGATGGTATTGAAAGAGTGGCGCCAGCTCTATATCGCGGAAACCGACAAATACGCGCACCTTACCTATTTTTTCAACGGCGGCTATTCCAGCCCGGTGGGGGGGGAGCACAGGATCCTCGTGCGCTCACCCGAAGTAAGCTCGTATGACCAGTCTCCGGAAATGTCATCTGACGAAATCACCACCGTGGTGGAGCAGAACATTATTAATAATGTGTACGATGTCATTGTGATAAATTACGCGAACCCCGACATGGTAGCGCATACCGGGAATCTCCAGGCCTCTATTAAGGCAGTTGAGGCGGTTGATAGTTGCCTCGCAAGGCTTGTGAAAACGGTGAAGAAAAAGAAAGGGGTGCTGGTCGTGACCGCAGACCACGGCAATGTGGAGGAAGTGATCGACGAATCAAGCGGCCAGCCAGATACGGAACATTCGGTGAATCCCGTGCCATTTGTCCTATGCGATTTTCGTGTTCCTGCCCATGCGCGCCCTGCGTTGCGCGAAGGGGGAAAGCTCGCGGATGTGGCGCCGACCATCTTGGAGCTTTTCGCCATTCATCAGCCGGAGGCCATGACAGGCAAGAGCCTTATCGTGAAAAAATGA
- a CDS encoding phosphopyruvate hydratase, producing the protein MIHKKFSIKNICAREILDSRGNPTLEVSVALESGIVAKAGVPSGASTGSHEAVELRDGDAKRYRGKGVLRASANVAKIGARLKGMDVRDQERIDATMLVFDGTPQKARLGGNATIGVSFACARAAAQAQGMELFAYLHALYLKHPVKNDRNISRLPTPMFNIFNGGAHADNNLDVQEIMVVPLCGKGAREKVRVGVAVFHALGVVLKERGYDTDVGNEGGYAPNVNSVMEAFDLVVAGIARARFRPGKDVALALDLASMSFFDERHHHYRFKIDENYFTADQMISLYHEWIRKYPIISLEDPLAEDDFEGWARLTHECAAFTERSVSGKVLRHRTFLPAFRPLVVGDDLLTTNVTRLERAAVMGSCTAVIVKPNQIGTLTESFAFARKAEGYGFPRIASHRSGETNDDALVDFAVAIGAEYLKAGAPSRGERVAKYNRLMEIEEVLESGR; encoded by the coding sequence ATGATTCATAAAAAGTTTTCTATAAAGAATATATGCGCCCGGGAAATACTTGATTCCCGCGGCAACCCGACTCTTGAGGTTTCCGTCGCGCTCGAGAGCGGGATTGTGGCCAAGGCAGGGGTGCCTTCAGGCGCGTCCACAGGCTCGCACGAGGCGGTAGAATTGAGGGACGGGGATGCGAAGCGCTACCGGGGTAAGGGAGTGCTGCGTGCATCCGCCAATGTCGCAAAGATCGGCGCGCGCCTCAAAGGCATGGATGTGCGCGATCAGGAGCGCATTGACGCGACTATGCTCGTGTTTGACGGCACGCCCCAAAAGGCGCGCCTAGGAGGCAATGCCACCATTGGCGTGTCCTTTGCCTGCGCGCGCGCGGCGGCGCAAGCGCAGGGAATGGAGCTCTTTGCATATTTACACGCATTATACCTGAAGCATCCGGTGAAGAATGATCGAAATATCAGCAGGCTGCCGACGCCGATGTTCAATATATTCAACGGCGGCGCGCATGCGGACAATAATCTTGATGTGCAGGAAATCATGGTAGTGCCCTTGTGCGGAAAAGGCGCGCGGGAGAAAGTGCGGGTAGGCGTTGCAGTATTCCATGCGCTCGGGGTGGTGCTCAAAGAGCGCGGATATGACACTGATGTGGGGAATGAAGGAGGATACGCGCCGAACGTAAATTCAGTGATGGAGGCATTTGACCTCGTGGTGGCGGGGATCGCGCGCGCTCGTTTTCGGCCGGGGAAAGACGTGGCGCTTGCCCTTGATCTTGCCTCAATGTCATTCTTTGATGAGCGCCATCATCATTATCGTTTCAAAATTGATGAGAACTATTTTACTGCTGATCAAATGATTTCACTGTACCATGAATGGATACGGAAATACCCTATCATATCTCTTGAGGACCCGCTTGCGGAAGACGATTTTGAAGGATGGGCGCGCCTCACGCATGAATGCGCCGCGTTCACCGAACGGAGCGTATCCGGAAAGGTGCTACGCCATCGAACGTTCCTGCCCGCGTTCCGGCCGCTTGTGGTCGGCGATGACCTGCTCACCACCAATGTGACGAGGCTTGAGCGGGCGGCGGTCATGGGTTCGTGCACAGCCGTGATCGTCAAGCCGAACCAGATCGGCACGCTCACCGAATCGTTCGCCTTTGCGCGCAAAGCAGAAGGGTATGGTTTTCCCCGCATCGCATCCCATCGTTCCGGTGAAACTAACGATGACGCGCTGGTGGATTTTGCGGTCGCCATTGGCGCTGAATACTTGAAAGCGGGCGCGCCCTCGCGGGGAGAGCGCGTGGCGAAGTATAATAGGTTGATGGAGATTGAAGAAGTATTAGAATCTGGAAGATAG
- a CDS encoding phosphoglycerate kinase: MQLRDIRSVKDLAGKRVLVRVDFNVPLRPLSGGYEVDPHGGWRIKRSLPTITYLMEQGAVVVLLTHVGRPKGMVREELRVRPIAHCLSGLLIQQGIPNEVVWTNFERGAVPPSRVQGKRTALILCAPDCTGIATEEVIDHARPGDLVLLENVRFHPEEEANDPEFARSLTHHADYFVNDQFSASHRKHASVAAITELVPSFAGALLIDEVAHLSTLVDNPAHPFTLILGGVKLETKLPIIKNMLPRVDALFIGGAAANTILSYQGKPVGLSMTMKGFEEVLSFPGWEKVQLPVDVTVAQDAKGRGLRHCAVDEVRDDEFIYDIGPQTVKAMVASASRSKLTVWNGPLGYFEVPLFARSSIDLAKNLVKTPSFTVIGGGDTLDLVDQAGVRDQFGFVSTGGGAMLAFLSGQELPGLKPLRE; encoded by the coding sequence ATGCAACTCCGTGACATACGTTCGGTCAAAGATCTCGCGGGAAAGCGCGTCCTTGTCCGCGTGGATTTCAACGTGCCGTTGCGCCCTTTGAGTGGCGGTTATGAAGTTGATCCGCACGGCGGCTGGCGGATCAAACGTTCTTTGCCCACCATTACCTACCTCATGGAACAGGGCGCGGTCGTGGTGCTCTTGACCCACGTAGGAAGGCCAAAGGGGATGGTGCGCGAAGAGCTGCGTGTGCGCCCCATAGCGCATTGTTTGAGCGGCTTGCTTATCCAGCAGGGTATTCCCAATGAAGTGGTATGGACGAATTTTGAACGTGGCGCCGTGCCGCCTTCTCGCGTGCAGGGTAAGCGCACGGCGCTCATTTTATGCGCACCGGACTGCACAGGTATTGCTACGGAAGAAGTAATAGACCACGCGCGGCCGGGCGACCTCGTGCTGCTTGAAAATGTGCGTTTCCACCCCGAAGAGGAAGCGAATGATCCGGAGTTCGCGCGCTCTCTTACGCACCACGCGGATTATTTTGTGAATGACCAGTTTTCCGCTTCCCACAGGAAGCACGCATCTGTTGCCGCCATCACCGAACTGGTACCGAGTTTTGCAGGAGCGCTTCTCATAGACGAGGTCGCGCATTTAAGTACGCTCGTGGATAATCCCGCGCATCCCTTTACCTTGATCTTAGGCGGCGTGAAACTTGAAACGAAACTGCCGATTATTAAAAACATGCTGCCGCGCGTGGATGCGCTCTTTATCGGTGGCGCGGCCGCCAATACCATCCTCTCCTACCAAGGAAAACCCGTTGGGCTTTCGATGACCATGAAGGGATTTGAAGAGGTGCTTTCTTTTCCTGGTTGGGAAAAAGTGCAGCTTCCGGTTGATGTCACGGTTGCGCAGGATGCCAAAGGAAGAGGACTGCGCCATTGTGCGGTTGATGAGGTAAGAGATGATGAATTTATTTACGATATCGGGCCTCAGACCGTGAAAGCGATGGTAGCTTCAGCCTCGCGCTCTAAGCTTACGGTATGGAACGGGCCTCTTGGTTATTTTGAAGTGCCATTATTCGCCCGTTCAAGTATCGATCTTGCCAAAAATCTGGTCAAAACGCCTTCTTTTACCGTTATCGGCGGTGGAGACACGCTGGATCTGGTGGATCAGGCGGGAGTGAGAGATCAGTTTGGGTTCGTATCAACGGGCGGAGGAGCGATGCTCGCATTTTTGTCAGGACAGGAATTGCCGGGACTAAAACCATTGAGAGAATAA
- a CDS encoding C39 family peptidase has protein sequence MKWTAVIALSILLGIVVAYRLSLPIPEDSFYRIDRTDKSHTVDRLDIIGETKRTDKTDRSYKANINSDKADGTNKSDTADMIDKTEREDRSDNVVLPVPFQPQAPFGDWREPWGEACEEAALALANRFAHHMETLTQEEMRDEILKLVSYQKEQYGDYRDSDAERTAEIGRQVYGIGVEVKEVKGVEEVKEILKGGNLVIAPMAGRLLKNPYFRQPGPWYHMIVVRGFDDEKQEFITNDVGTRRGEGYRYPYEVIWNAIHDFPGEKEKIEEGEKKIIVITSRTSQ, from the coding sequence ATGAAATGGACCGCGGTCATTGCTCTTAGCATTCTATTAGGGATAGTGGTTGCGTATCGATTAAGCCTTCCTATTCCGGAGGATTCTTTTTATAGGATTGATAGGACGGATAAGTCACATACAGTGGATAGGTTAGATATCATAGGTGAGACTAAGAGGACGGATAAGACCGATAGGTCGTATAAGGCAAATATTAATTCGGATAAGGCTGATGGAACGAATAAGTCGGATACGGCGGATATGATAGATAAGACTGAGAGGGAGGATAGGTCGGATAACGTCGTACTGCCGGTTCCTTTTCAGCCTCAGGCGCCGTTTGGCGATTGGCGGGAGCCGTGGGGAGAAGCGTGCGAAGAGGCGGCCTTGGCGCTTGCGAACCGTTTCGCGCACCATATGGAAACGCTTACCCAAGAAGAAATGCGAGATGAAATTTTAAAGCTTGTGTCGTACCAAAAGGAACAGTATGGCGATTACCGCGACAGTGATGCCGAACGCACCGCGGAGATCGGGCGTCAGGTGTATGGGATCGGAGTTGAGGTTAAAGAGGTTAAGGGGGTGGAAGAGGTGAAAGAGATTTTGAAAGGAGGGAATTTAGTCATCGCGCCAATGGCAGGCCGGCTTTTAAAAAATCCATATTTCCGCCAGCCCGGACCTTGGTACCATATGATAGTGGTCCGCGGATTTGACGATGAGAAACAGGAATTCATCACTAATGACGTCGGTACGCGCCGCGGCGAAGGATATCGCTATCCTTATGAGGTTATCTGGAACGCTATTCACGATTTTCCCGGGGAGAAGGAGAAAATAGAAGAAGGGGAGAAGAAGATAATAGTGATTACCTCACGAACCTCGCAGTAA